A window of the Lysinibacillus irui genome harbors these coding sequences:
- the accC gene encoding acetyl-CoA carboxylase biotin carboxylase subunit yields MKKVLIANRGEIAVRIIRACKELGIQSVAVYSEADADALHVKLADEAYCIGPKLSKDSYLSFPALLSVAEKTGADGIHPGYGFVSENADFAEACENAGIKFIGPSSDSIKIMGIKDVARTTMEAAGVPLVPGTGIVPDIETGKEWAAKIGYPVIIKATAGGGGKGIRVARTEEDLVKGIEITQKEAAAAFGNPGVYLEKFIEYFRHCEIQVLADGYGNVVHLGERDCTVQRRMQKLVEEAPSPALSSERRAEMGAAAVKAAQACNYEGAGTIEFIYDYQEDKFYFMEMNTRIQVEHPVTEMISGVDLVQQQLKIASGEKLPFTQDDIQLNGWAIECRINAENAYKNFMPSAGTVDTYVTPGGYGVRIDSAVYAGYTIPPYYDSMVAKLIVHANTREEAIAKMNRALSEFEVSGPGINTTIPFHQALMNNDVFKSAQFNTKFLEENDVLGTNK; encoded by the coding sequence ATGAAAAAAGTTTTAATTGCAAACCGCGGCGAAATCGCTGTGCGTATCATTCGTGCTTGTAAAGAGTTAGGCATTCAATCGGTTGCTGTATACTCTGAAGCAGATGCGGACGCATTACATGTGAAATTAGCAGACGAAGCTTATTGCATCGGACCGAAGCTATCAAAAGATTCTTATCTTAGCTTCCCAGCTCTACTTAGTGTAGCTGAAAAAACAGGTGCAGACGGGATCCACCCAGGGTATGGCTTCGTATCCGAAAACGCTGATTTTGCAGAAGCTTGTGAAAACGCTGGCATTAAATTTATCGGTCCATCATCTGATTCTATTAAAATTATGGGAATCAAGGACGTTGCACGTACAACAATGGAAGCAGCAGGTGTTCCACTTGTTCCAGGTACTGGTATTGTACCAGATATTGAAACAGGTAAAGAATGGGCTGCGAAAATTGGGTACCCTGTTATCATCAAAGCAACTGCTGGGGGTGGCGGTAAGGGGATTCGTGTAGCACGTACAGAAGAAGACCTTGTGAAAGGTATTGAAATTACGCAAAAAGAGGCTGCTGCTGCATTCGGTAACCCTGGCGTATATTTAGAGAAATTCATCGAGTACTTCCGTCACTGTGAGATTCAAGTGTTAGCAGATGGTTATGGCAACGTTGTGCATTTAGGCGAACGTGACTGTACAGTTCAACGTCGTATGCAGAAGCTAGTAGAGGAAGCTCCATCTCCGGCTCTATCTTCTGAGCGTCGTGCTGAAATGGGAGCGGCCGCAGTAAAAGCTGCACAAGCATGTAACTATGAAGGTGCTGGCACAATCGAGTTTATTTATGACTATCAAGAGGACAAGTTCTACTTCATGGAAATGAATACTCGTATTCAAGTAGAGCACCCAGTAACAGAAATGATTTCTGGTGTAGATCTTGTACAACAGCAGTTAAAAATTGCATCTGGTGAGAAGCTACCATTCACACAAGATGATATTCAATTAAATGGTTGGGCGATTGAATGCCGTATTAACGCAGAAAATGCCTACAAAAACTTCATGCCATCAGCAGGAACTGTCGATACGTATGTAACGCCAGGCGGCTATGGTGTACGTATTGATTCGGCAGTCTATGCAGGCTATACTATTCCACCATATTACGATTCAATGGTAGCGAAACTTATTGTTCATGCGAATACACGTGAGGAAGCGATTGCAAAAATGAATCGCGCGCTAAGCGAATTCGAAGTATCAGGTCCTGGGATCAACACAACCATCCCATTCCAC
- the accB gene encoding acetyl-CoA carboxylase biotin carboxyl carrier protein produces MFKIQEIREIIKLVDSSSIDEFVYEVDGAKVKLKKNNVVVTETVAPKKEVVAPVVQQSAPVEAPVATPAPAKEEAPASAAAAPSVNDPSLHKIVSPMVGTFYQAPNPDSPAYVKVGDKVGNETIVCIVEAMKLFNEIEAEVQGEIVEILVKDGDLVEYGQPLFLVKAE; encoded by the coding sequence ATGTTCAAAATTCAAGAAATTCGTGAAATTATTAAATTAGTAGATTCTTCTTCCATTGACGAGTTTGTGTATGAAGTAGATGGCGCAAAAGTAAAACTAAAAAAGAATAATGTTGTTGTTACAGAAACTGTAGCACCTAAAAAAGAAGTAGTAGCCCCTGTTGTACAACAATCTGCACCAGTAGAAGCTCCAGTAGCAACACCAGCTCCAGCTAAAGAAGAAGCGCCAGCATCAGCTGCAGCTGCACCATCAGTTAACGACCCATCGTTACATAAAATTGTATCTCCTATGGTCGGTACTTTCTATCAAGCACCAAACCCAGATTCACCAGCTTACGTAAAAGTGGGTGATAAAGTAGGAAACGAAACAATCGTATGTATCGTGGAAGCAATGAAATTATTCAACGAAATCGAAGCAGAAGTGCAAGGGGAAATCGTTGAAATTCTTGTTAAAGATGGCGACTTAGTAGAATACGGCCAACCATTATTCCTTGTAAAAGCTGAGTAA
- a CDS encoding SpoIIIAH-like family protein, producing the protein MRVRRRTVWFMTLLSLVAVISVYYLVDPAKQFNGLTIFTDDTLQQTAVTGVTDQKATNDATQEVSSPSHLFEEMRMQVSDERSQLREQLTQKIASEEASAEEKNEAFNEMDGLIKRESAEAMLEMLVKSLGYSDAFVRAEGEKVSVTVMAEELSKAQANEIIYLVKTEMEGANDVQVKFSANNY; encoded by the coding sequence ATGCGCGTACGTAGAAGAACAGTTTGGTTTATGACATTATTAAGTTTAGTAGCAGTCATTTCAGTGTATTATTTGGTTGATCCAGCAAAGCAGTTTAATGGTCTTACTATCTTTACAGATGATACACTACAACAAACAGCTGTCACAGGTGTTACAGATCAGAAGGCAACAAATGATGCAACACAAGAAGTATCTTCACCGAGTCACTTATTCGAAGAAATGCGTATGCAGGTTAGTGATGAAAGAAGCCAGCTTCGTGAACAGTTAACACAAAAAATTGCTTCTGAAGAGGCTTCTGCTGAAGAAAAAAATGAGGCATTTAATGAAATGGATGGACTGATTAAGCGTGAATCAGCTGAAGCTATGCTTGAAATGCTCGTTAAATCATTAGGTTATTCCGATGCGTTTGTTCGCGCTGAAGGAGAAAAAGTTTCTGTAACAGTGATGGCAGAAGAGCTGTCAAAGGCACAAGCAAACGAAATTATTTACCTTGTAAAAACAGAGATGGAAGGCGCAAATGATGTGCAAGTAAAGTTTAGTGCGAATAATTATTAA
- a CDS encoding stage III sporulation protein AE — MQEQILSFLIDPFFLLLKMTLMLCGYVIIILIVNMILPEFEKGTRILFFLIVLATIGPVVVKSFTLIDEIAQGLAHLFTAFYPILTSSFLLSSSITAIASWQPFLLFFVQVLTIISSKWLIPGVLLAIVFDVCSVIVKEISFTRIAELIRFTIMSIVSASVICYVLLMTASGVAAFSVNAAVAEPVKKLIEENIPVVGSFIVDSFSMFQHMTQFTSSVTSISAFIAVITVSFIPTVQLVVSAYSLKMLAAILEPIAFDDICRLLDQISKSLFTLCAVSFLIAFSFMFSCFFLIVFVQVMAGGR; from the coding sequence TTGCAGGAGCAAATACTATCATTTTTAATCGACCCATTCTTTCTCTTGCTAAAGATGACGCTCATGCTTTGCGGCTACGTCATCATTATTTTGATTGTTAACATGATATTACCAGAATTTGAAAAAGGGACAAGGATACTATTTTTTCTTATTGTTTTAGCAACGATTGGTCCTGTTGTTGTAAAGTCCTTTACCTTAATTGATGAAATTGCACAAGGACTAGCCCATCTATTTACAGCATTTTATCCGATTCTTACATCAAGCTTTCTATTATCAAGTAGTATTACAGCGATTGCTTCCTGGCAGCCCTTTTTACTATTTTTTGTACAAGTCCTTACGATTATTAGTAGTAAGTGGCTTATACCAGGCGTGCTTTTGGCCATTGTCTTTGATGTTTGCAGTGTTATTGTCAAGGAAATATCTTTTACACGAATTGCTGAATTAATTCGTTTTACCATTATGAGTATCGTTTCGGCCTCTGTCATTTGCTACGTTCTTTTGATGACTGCAAGTGGTGTTGCGGCATTTAGTGTCAATGCGGCAGTAGCAGAGCCTGTGAAAAAATTAATTGAAGAAAATATTCCGGTTGTTGGTTCTTTTATTGTAGATAGTTTTTCGATGTTTCAGCATATGACACAATTCACTTCATCCGTTACAAGCATTAGTGCTTTTATTGCCGTCATTACGGTGTCATTTATCCCAACGGTTCAGCTAGTTGTCAGTGCCTATTCGTTGAAAATGCTTGCCGCTATTTTAGAGCCAATTGCCTTTGATGATATTTGTAGATTACTAGATCAAATTAGTAAATCGCTATTTACCCTATGTGCTGTATCATTTTTAATTGCTTTTTCATTTATGTTTTCTTGTTTTTTCCTCATTGTGTTTGTACAAGTCATGGCAGGAGGGAGATAG